The Theileria equi strain WA chromosome 2 map unlocalized gcontig_1105316255037, whole genome shotgun sequence genomic sequence AATCAACAAAGGGTCGCAGACCACTTAATTAAACTCACATTTCCTtttatttgtattttaatCCTAATTTACCCACATTGGAGTTGTTTGTGGAATTTATTTGTAGTTTTTATTGTTATATTTGTAAACACGATACTATCGGACCGTGTAACAACTCACAGATTGTGTACTCTTGTTTATTTTGAATTTACATCAATATGCTGGTGTATAAACTCTATTTGAATATCGCACGCTATATTTAATCTCGGCCAACAACCCATTTAATCATATGTAAATCACAATAACCCGAGTCTTGAGTTAGTATTCTAAAAACCATGGATTCCTCAAATTCGCTACACGAGGGTAGCGATCCACTGGTAGGTCTTGTGGACTTTGATAATTTTCAAGACTATACAAATGACGAAGACATCGTGAATAAGTACTTTTACAAACTATACGTCTCACAGATCACAACCGATCAAATGATAGATGTCATGCGACATCTAGGAAATTCCCCAAATGGATCACGTAATAAAAGTGTGTACAATACCATGCTAAAGATCCTGTTCAATGAATGCCGCTTCTTCCCGAAATATCCGGTGCAGGAGCTGGCGATAACTGCAGAACTCTTTGGaaagatgataaaacaTGGATTGCTCTTGTCTAATGGTCCACTGTTGCTTTTGGCATCTCGCTGCATTCTAGAGGCTCTAAAACGTGGTAAAACATCCAAAATGTTTCAGTTTGGAACTATCGCACTCTCCCAGTTTGAAAATTCGATTGCCTCATATCCGTGGTTTTCTAATGCATTACTGGGAATTCCAGATGTTCGTGAAACATTTCCACAACTCTACAGGACATGCGAAAAATTACAAACAATCATAACTGACGGGATGCGGAAAAATACGTACGTAGATCAGGCTAGGGGAATTATAATTGCCTCAACTGATGATAATACCGATTTATCtcagattttggaaaatcaAAGTTCTCACGTTGCAGAACCAGCTCCGGTTCCGAGTGCTCGTGCTCCATCTATAGATGATAGCACCAGACAAACAGTTGGAGAATGGGAAAATTTAATGAGCGATGTAGGATCTACCCTAACAATTGTTGCGCCTCCAGAGATTGCCATAAATCAGATTTACTCCATCTTCAACAACATTTGCATGGACACTGTTATTCAAAAATCAAATGAAGTTAACAATATACTTCGTCCAGAAAACTTCTCATGGTTGATATTGTACATTGTAAGGACTCGTGCGTCAAAGGAACACAACTTACATGAGGTATTTGCTACATTTATTGACAATTTAAAGTATCCAAAGCTGTTTGATACTGCAATACAGGTAACTTACCTATGTATATCTGCTTGTTTGAGAGGTTTATCGGATTATAAAGAGATTTTAGCATACAGAACGTTGCTAAAAAATCTTGGAAGTTGGCTCGGAAGGATAACGTTAGCTAGGAATGTTCCAATCATCCTAAGACAACTAGATATAAAGGCTCTGCTATTTAATGCCTATGAAAATGGTGCCTTGATTGCAGTTTTGCCATTTGTATGTAGAGCTATGGAAAGTGTTAAGAACTCAAAGATTTTCAAACCTCCAAATCCTTGGACAACTGCTATACTCACATTTTTAGCAGAAATACACATGGTAGAGAATCTGAAGACTAACCTTGTGTTTGAGGTAGAAGTTTTGTTTAAACAACTTTCTCTTGATATCACACACTTTTCAAACAAGACAAACCTATTGAGCAATCGCGTACGTCCCAAGGTTACTCCCGATTTTGACACTGATAGTCTCGTTAATCCTGATGAGGGTATACGTACTGGTTCAAACGATATTAGTAAAGAACGTCTCAACCAACTACTCGCAAAGGTTATGCGTGAGGGGGTAGTTGGTACAACAAAACAGCAGCCAGATGTTCCAACTTCTGCCGGAATCCCTATGCAACCGGGGATTATGGCTCCAGGGGGACAACCAACTCATACTCTCAGCGACAACCATTCTGATTTGTATGCTGAATCACTTTTACAGACACTTCACACTTCAGTAGTAATATCTCCATCAATTGCTCTCTTTGAGATACAACCTCAGCTGAGAGGATTGGTCCCTATTGCTATAGAACGTGCTGTTCGTCATGTGTTAACTTTAGTTACGGATCACTCCATTTCGTTGGCTAGGATGTCAACAAAGGTACTTATTGCCAAAGACTTTGCGtcagaggaagatgaaaacGTTGTTAGAAGTGCTACCCGTTTAATGTTCGAGCATTTTGCATCATCACTCGTATCGGCTAGCTGTAAGGAACCTCTGAGAATGGCTTTCCATGAAAGTTTGAGGAGCGCTTTGCAGACGCATCGTACTCAGGATTGTAATGATCAAGTTTTGGTGGAACAACTTGTTCAGATTATAAGTCAGGATAATTTAGCACTTTCTGTAAACGTAATAGAAAAGGTTGTTGCGGGGCACGCTAGTAGAGAATCTGAAATGGTAGCGGCGGACATTTGTAAGATGCTTCGTACCCAACCTCCTCAAGGCATAATACTTCCACCTCTCTTGCAACACTggaattacaaaaattcTCAGCGTGATCATCACAACTTGGGGGTCTACAGaaatattttcaccaaGCCTGCCAAGGTTGCCAGTACTACTCGTCAAAATAGCGCTTGTGATGGTGTAATGGTTTTGTTTGAGGAATGTTTGACTGAACTTAGGGAACCGTTGAGAGACATTGCCTTGTTCCCACCAATGTTATATGCATCTGGTCCATTGGAACCTGGATGTGAGTCACATTTGTTCAGTACTCACTCTCTCCACGTCTTATACAGCTTGCCTGCAAACCACGAACTATTTTCGTACATGGCCCATTGTTTGAGTATTGTTGAGAACTCACCATATAAGGAATCTGCATGTATTGCGATAGCTAGGTGCCTGTTAATGTTTTTGTCTGAGGGTCTTGGTTCACATGCGGGCCTAAACATTGAAGTATTGCTTTGTATATTGGATGGGCTAAACCACTTATCTTCCGGAGTAAAGCAAGCTCTTGCTACACTATTGTTTTCAATTCCATTGGATCAAAACAATAACCTATTTAACGTAGTTGTTGTCACTGGACTTTTGAGATATGGTCTTTTAGATTGGACTGATTTAACACAATATTTAGTTTTAGCGATGGAAAAGGGGAAAAATACTTATGCCGTTGAAATGGCGATAGTTGTCACAGCCATTGCTCTTATTGATCAAAGGAGTGCTCCTCCAGAGTGTGGAGCTGGTTTGATACGTGAAATTGCGAGTGTATCTTGTGGATCGGAAGCTTGCAAAACCTACCCTGGTGTATTAATAAAAGATGCATGGGCGAAGTTGTTGAAAGACTATGTTGAGCTCCAGCAGCAACCTAGACCAACTGTAATATCCCTTACACCAATACTTCGCATGAATTTATCGGATGTATTTTCAGTCGATGGATTCAAGGTTCCAGGTTTTGTAGGTTTGGGATATGGAGGTGTCAGAAGAGTACCAGCATCGTGCTCGATTTCAGACTCACACAAATCGGTTATATCTGCGTTATTTATACGGTGGGTTGAGTGTTCGAACCCGTTTGACGGAGAAGCCCTTTTGTTTGCCTGGAGACAATTCTTCCAACGATTTAATCTTCAGAATTTGTTCAAGATGGATGGGGGAACAGATAGTTTCTTTTCAGCCTGTGTTCATACTGCAATATCAATGGAATGTATGAATTATATGGATATGGAATATAACGTGGATTCCCTACTCCAAGAAACTTCTCCTGAGAAGGCTACCCAAGAGGAACCTGTCTCCGAAGCAGTGAATGGATCGGCAGTTATTACAGATGAAAGCTCTACAAAAACACAAGGC encodes the following:
- a CDS encoding conserved hypothetical protein (encoded by transcript BEWA_044040A) — translated: MDSSNSLHEGSDPLVGLVDFDNFQDYTNDEDIVNKYFYKLYVSQITTDQMIDVMRHLGNSPNGSRNKSVYNTMLKILFNECRFFPKYPVQELAITAELFGKMIKHGLLLSNGPLLLLASRCILEALKRGKTSKMFQFGTIALSQFENSIASYPWFSNALLGIPDVRETFPQLYRTCEKLQTIITDGMRKNTYVDQARGIIIASTDDNTDLSQILENQSSHVAEPAPVPSARAPSIDDSTRQTVGEWENLMSDVGSTLTIVAPPEIAINQIYSIFNNICMDTVIQKSNEVNNILRPENFSWLILYIVRTRASKEHNLHEVFATFIDNLKYPKLFDTAIQVTYLCISACLRGLSDYKEILAYRTLLKNLGSWLGRITLARNVPIILRQLDIKALLFNAYENGALIAVLPFVCRAMESVKNSKIFKPPNPWTTAILTFLAEIHMVENLKTNLVFEVEVLFKQLSLDITHFSNKTNLLSNRVRPKVTPDFDTDSLVNPDEGIRTGSNDISKERLNQLLAKVMREGVVGTTKQQPDVPTSAGIPMQPGIMAPGGQPTHTLSDNHSDLYAESLLQTLHTSVVISPSIALFEIQPQLRGLVPIAIERAVRHVLTLVTDHSISLARMSTKVLIAKDFASEEDENVVRSATRLMFEHFASSLVSASCKEPLRMAFHESLRSALQTHRTQDCNDQVLVEQLVQIISQDNLALSVNVIEKVVAGHASRESEMVAADICKMLRTQPPQGIILPPLLQHWNYKNSQRDHHNLGVYRNIFTKPAKVASTTRQNSACDGVMVLFEECLTELREPLRDIALFPPMLYASGPLEPGCESHLFSTHSLHVLYSLPANHELFSYMAHCLSIVENSPYKESACIAIARCLLMFLSEGLGSHAGLNIEVLLCILDGLNHLSSGVKQALATLLFSIPLDQNNNLFNVVVVTGLLRYGLLDWTDLTQYLVLAMEKGKNTYAVEMAIVVTAIALIDQRSAPPECGAGLIREIASVSCGSEACKTYPGVLIKDAWAKLLKDYVELQQQPRPTVISLTPILRMNLSDVFSVDGFKVPGFVGLGYGGVRRVPASCSISDSHKSVISALFIRWVECSNPFDGEALLFAWRQFFQRFNLQNLFKMDGGTDSFFSACVHTAISMECMNYMDMEYNVDSLLQETSPEKATQEEPVSEAVNGSAVITDESSTKTQGEVDEKPDVVTTEKEQPVVEGDVITSTVELPTGEKSGFIALAKMADVMLRLVGGGDIPPSSALQKLLAALSSIIVHENSHYACYKLWMVLLEYFDKVEENFQVLCKITFLHALELINPTRAPSFTYFWFRIISHASLIPGAIKHQKCWLSFSRIFSIASTFVNTMSSRYTFESFESFVERDYLESEFASQDRMAEAEEGGQELEIREGPVYKILKIYTRLVSYACAASPDFVASYHLSFSGSRAIEKMAASCQRGKSAATGSNSIFKQQKVAVDLLPEMKISPKVPCSLVAPVVRNGLKLLVERALRSIAKFGPSLLSQPSSDFGQILQLIETLVVENTNEAVLSLNALVLYLGVYSQAALGPNENSGSTEVFEGSARLMLFLWLLKTLSPRAKYMFVFSIVRQLRQPNAHTHFFSCLLIWMFDECKSNSDEAIRSIILRVLLEWFIAPGPCPWGVSLVVVELFRNPRFAPIFGNFNTTPRINDLFESLFSVFADVFAS